From a single Metopolophium dirhodum isolate CAU chromosome 6, ASM1992520v1, whole genome shotgun sequence genomic region:
- the LOC132947478 gene encoding rRNA-processing protein UTP23 homolog — protein MRLKRHQKAERNINFYCVSFGFRKPFQILVDGTFCMASAQNRVQLREDIPKYLGGDVKFLTTQCVVLETEALGTAVRPAMHIVKNFGIHKCGHEKKPISGASCLTSMTKDNMKTRYIIATQDKSLQNALYVLPAVPVMYFNGLSVILKAPSPTSIEHAKQKRQSRFNLTEHETNVLTSMKSSITTELISSEEFKDYPGVFKRAKGPNPLSCKPKKKKIVEDNDIPKVENKIKRKRNRVKIPKHVKEEFKKMNKPISMS, from the exons ATGCGTCTCAAGCGCCACCAAAAAGCCGAACGCAATATCAACTTCTATTGCGTCAGCTTTGGCTTTCGAAAACCCTTTCAAATACTAGTTGATGGCACGTTTTGCATGGCTTCAGCACAA aaCAGAGTGCAATTACGCGAAGATATTCCCAAGTATTTGGGTGGCGATGTAAAATTTTTAACCACTCAGTGTGTTGTTCTTGAGACTGAAGCTTtgg GTACCGCTGTTCGGCCGGCTATGCACATTGTAAAGAATTTTGGTATACATAAATGTGGACATGAAAAGAAACCCATATCCGGAGCTAGTTGCTTAACTTCAATGACAAAAGATAATATGAAAACGag ATATATTATTGCCACTCAAGACAAGTCACTGCAAAATGCCCTTTATGTTCTTCCCGCTGTCCctgttatgtattttaatggTTTAAGTGTCATTTTGAAAGCACCTTCTCCAACCTCTATTGAACATGCCAAACAAAAGCGACAATCTAG atttaatttaacTGAACATGAAACCAATGTTTTGACAAGTATGAAAAGTTCAATAACAACAGAGTTAATCAGTAGTGAAGAATTTAAAGATTACCCTGGGGTATTTAAAAGAGCTAAAGGACCAAATCCACTTTCGTGCAAACCTAAAAAGAAGAAAATTGTTGAAGATAATGATATACCCAaagtggaaaataaaataaaacgtaaaagAAATAGAGTTAAAATACCAAAACATGTCAaagaagaatttaaaaaaatgaataagccAATTTCAATGTCATAG
- the LOC132947479 gene encoding large ribosomal subunit protein uL5-like — translation MVLVDLKKGGNKSSEKMKNRMRELRIRKLCLNICVGESGDKLTRAAKVLEQLTGQQPVFSKARYTVRSFSIRRNEKIAVHCTVRGAKAEEILERGLKVREYELRRENFSDTGNFGFGIQEHIDLGIKYDPSIGIYGLDFFVVLGRQGFNVGHRRRKQGKVGYQHRLNKEDAMKWFQTKYDGIILAGKKH, via the exons ATGGTTCTCGTCGACTTAAAG AAAGGAGGCAACAAGTCTTCGGAGAAAATGAAAAATCGTATGCGCGAATTGAGGATTCGCAAATTGTGTTTGAACATTTGTGTTGGTGAATCTGGTGACAAGCTTACCCGTGCCGCTAAG GTGTTGGAACAATTGACTGGCCAACAACCAGTGTTCTCTAAAGCTCGTTATACAGTTAGATCTTTCAGTATCAGAAGAAATGAAAAAATTGCAGTGCACTGCACAGTTCGAGGTGCTAAGGCTGAAGAAATCTTGGAACGTGGATTAAAA GTTCGTGAATACGAATTGAGGCGAGAAAACTTCTCAGACACCGGTAACTTCGGTTTTGGTATTCAAGAACACATCGATTTGGGTATCAAATATGATCCCAGTATTGGTATCTATGGTTTAGATTTCTTCGTTGTCTTAGGACGTCAAG GTTTCAATGTAGGTCACAGAAGAAGGAAGCAAGGCAAAGTTGGTTACCAACATAGACTTAACAAAGAAGACGCAATGAAGTGGTTCCAAACTAAA tatgacGGAATCATTTTAGCAGGGAAGAaacactaa
- the LOC132947477 gene encoding transcription elongation factor SPT6 yields the protein MSQFIDSEAEESEDDELDEIDKKKVKKIKAMESDDDDDEDDEDKIREELKDLIDDNPIEESDGSGDESDGTDGIKRKKSDDDFDDRLEEDDYDLIEENLGVKVERRKRFKRLRRLEDEESDDEGTGENATEDREAIANTLFDVSDNEEERTADRVSSRAERVDNYDVEGDEEGEGYSDEDDDGFIVDDEGRPIKEKKKKRKHVYHDAALQEAQDIFGVDFDYDEFEKYDDEYEDDVSDDDYLEDEEDGERRQRPKPQKRRKATRKSIFEIYEPIELKRGHFTDLDNQIRNNDIPERMQLREVPVTPVPEGSDELDDEADWIYKQAFCKPTITTQENKGGVDPRLQSKKGPQTIGKIKKALDFMRNQNFEVPFLAYYRKEYVEPELDINALWRVYHFDAKWCQLKSRKTMLIELLEKMRNYQMEMLMMDTNAPMPDHMRIIKDEDIDKLRAVQTNEELKDIQGHFMLYYANDVPAMQENARKKSRELKRKARELREERRKLAIEAGEDVLDDDEDAGNLDDDDSNVETVKPASSSGPYTMCLKSGLAGFAKRFGLKPEHFAANVRDNYQRHEVDQESVDPYKLAGEYCNELLKTPDEVLKAGKYMVACQLSREPLIRKCLRETFFDRAKINIVPNKRGVKEIDENHNCYSMKYIRRKPVRDLVRDDFLKLQMAEDDKLLTISFDEEVDGLGSLPYIEEVKQLYIRDEFSSNVQQWNDVRRECVDLAFRKLLMPEMVKELRRSLLAEAKEHILKSCKHKLSNWLAVGPYKPEVDEDDDDWDTSKGIRVMGLAYSPDHEQASFACILSTDGEVVDHLRLPYIMKRPFNDDIKAKRDGDFNHIRNFVIFKKPHVIVIGAESRDALWLVRDIKAVVDQLVVDEQFPQIQVEILDNHLARIFANSIKGENEFRDYPQLLRESISLGRRMQDPLVEFSQLCSTDDEILCLRYHQYQEVLNQEELLEGLYQEFINRTNEVGVDINDVVQRVYAPNLLQFVCGLGPRKATALIKLMKQTNQRLENRTQLVTACHMGPKIFINCAGFIRIDTNSLGDSTEAYVEVLDGSRVHPETYEWARKMAVDALEYDDEEANPAGALEEILDAPERLKDLDLDAFAEELERQGFGNKSITLYDIRQELNHRYKDIRVAYKPPNPAQVFELLTKETQETFFVGKMVLSTVTGIARRKPQNDQLDKANPVRNDETGLWQCPFCFKNDFLELSDVWNHFDAGGCPGQASGIRIRLDNGISGFIAMKNLSNTHVANPEDRVRFNQAIHCRIIKIEPDRFSFEATSKSSDLKDQENHWRPQKDPYYDHETESKQRKTELDKNKIKNAQTYIKRVIVHPCFHNVSFAEAVKLLNNSDQGDAIIRPSSKGADHLTVTWKVADNVYQHIDITEKGKVNAFSLGRSLWIGTEEFEDLDEIIARHITPLASNARELLRFRYYRDTDGGNIEKAEQILREERTNNPSKIHYIVSVSQKYAGKFLLSCLPTRRSKHEYITITPEGYRFRSQNFESIGSLFRWYKEHFRDATPHVTPVASRSAGQTYGPSPHTEPSPMNRSHSSHSATPQYSQSPHASYNNMQPSAYNTPYTPSGQTPYIGNYATPRYGASQAPVHDGVFLHPSSLTPIVQSSPKPSPSKPPVQSADPNDWRRMAEEWAKAKQRGDGGYSTPMSDGGGRHASRSRYNNHRYNVNRERETSTPRSDAPSPTPSASSYGYNSPAPTKTYKSSYTTSSHNSSKSPRGPSSNSGTPYDPFTMEPGQDSPGVYASSSRSVRNDENDPDRYASPGSRWTPRSGRSTPHTINSPRSMIESSMGDNTPLYED from the exons ATGTCGCAGTTTATAGATTCTGAAGCGGAGGAAAGTGAA GATGACGAGTTGgatgaaattgataaaaaaaaagtaaagaaaATTAAAGCAATGGAAAGtgatgacgacgatgatgaAG ATGATGAAGACAAAATTCGTGAAGAATTAAAGGATTTAATTGACGATAATCCAATTGAAGAAAGTGATGGTTCTGGTGATGAATCAGATGGTACGGATGGTATAAAGAGAAAAAAATCCGATGACGACTTTGATGATCGATTAGAAGAAGACGATTATGAtcttattgaagaaaatcttgGCGTTAAAGTGGAACGAAga AAACGATTCAAAAGATTAAGACGTTTAGAAGATGAAGAAAGTGATGATGAAGGTACTGGTGAAAATGCTACTGAAGATCGAGAAGCTATTGCTAACACTTTATTTGATGTGTCTGATAAT GAAGAAGAAAGGACAGCTGATCGTGTTTCTTCAAGAGCTGAACGGGTTGACAATTATGATGTAGAAGGCGATGAAGAAGGAGAAGGATATTCTGATGAAGACGATGATGGATTTATTGTAGATGATGAGGGACGgccaataaaagaaaaaaagaaaaaacgtaAACATGTATATCATGATGCTGCCCTTCAAGAGGCACAAGACATTTTCGGTGTTGATTTTGACTATgatgaatttgaaaaatatgatgATGAGTATGAAGATGATGTGTCCGATGATGACTATTTAGAAGATGAAGAAGATGGTGAGAGAAGACAAAGACCCAAACCTCAAAAACGCAGAAAAGCTACTAGaaaatcaatatttgaaatatatgaaCCGATCGAGTTGAAAAGGGGTCATTTTACAGACTTAGACAACCAG ATTCGTAATAATGATATACCAGAAAGAATGCAACTACGTGAAGTTCCAGTTACACCAGTACCTGAAGGTTCTGATGAATTAGATGACGAAGCGGACTGGATTTACAAACAAGCATTTTGCAAACCAACTATTACTACacaa gaaaataaAGGTGGTGTTGATCCTCGACTTCAATCTAAGAAAGGACCTCAAACTATCGGAAAAATTAAGAAAGCGTTAGACTTTATGCGAAATCAAAACTTTGAAGTTCCATTTTTAGCATATTACAGAAAAGAATATGTTGAACCTGAACTTGATATCAATGCTTTGTGGAGAGTTTACCATTTCGATGCTAAG TGGTGTCAATTGAAATCTCGCAAAACAATGCTAATTGAATTATTGGAAAAAATGCGAAATTATCAGATGGAAATGTTAATGATGGATACAAATGCCCCTATGCCAGATCATATGCGCATTATCAAAGATGAAGATATTGATAAATTGCGTGCAGTTCAAACAAATGAAGAACTAAAAGATATTCAAGGTCATTTTATGTTGTACTATGCCAATGATGTCCCTGCTATGCAAGAAAATGCTAGAAAAAAATCTAGAGAATTGAAAAGAAAAGCTAGAGAACTAAGGGAAGAAAGAAGAAAACTTGCAATAGAAGCTGGTGAAGATGTACTTGATGATGATGAAGATGCTGGTAATTTAGATGATGATGATTCAAACGTTGAAACTGTTAAACCTGCAAGTAGTTCAGGACCATATACTATGTGCCTAAAATCTGGACTtg CTGGGTTTGCAAAACGTTTTGGTTTAAAACCTGAACATTTTGCTGCAAATGTTCGTGACAACTACCAAAGACATGAAGTAGATCAAGAATCTGTAGATCCATATAAGCTTGCAGGTGAATACTGCAATGA ATTATTAAAAACCCCTGATGAAGTTTTAAAGGCTGGCAAATATATGGTAGCGTGTCAATTATCTCGAGAGCCACTCATAAGGAAATGTTTGCGTGAGACTTTCTTTGATCGtgctaaaattaatattgtaccaAACAAACGGGGTGTCAAAGAAATTGATGAAAATCATAATTGTTATtc AATGAAGTACATTCGACGTAAGCCAGTGAGAGATTTAGTAAGAGATGACTTTTTAAAGTTACAAATGGCAGAAGATGATAAATTGCTTACTATTTCATTTGATGAAGAAGTAGATGGTTTGGGTTCTCTGCCCTATATAGAAGAAGTCAAACAGCTTTATATAAGA gaTGAATTTAGTTCAAATGTACAACAATGGAATGACGTGAGGCGTGAATGTGTTGATTTAgcttttagaaaattattaatgCCTGAAATGGTAAAAGAACTCAGGCGAAGTTTGCTAGCTGAAGCTAAAGAGCATATATTAAAATCTTGCAAACATAAACTGTCAAATTGGCTAGCT gtaggtcCATATAAACCAGAAGTGgatgaagatgatgatgattgGGATACAAGCAAAGGCATTAGAGTTATGGGATTAGCTTATTCGCCCGATCATGAACAAGCATCGTTTGCATGTATTTTATCAACTGATGGCGAAGTTGTTGATCATCTACGTCTGCCATATATTATGAAAAGACCATTCAATGATGATATAAAAGCAAAAAGAGATGGAGATTTCAATCATATAAGGaactttgtaatttttaaaaaaccccATGTCATAGTTATTGGAGCAGAGTCTAGGGATGCATTATGGCTAGTTAGAGATATCAAAGCAGTTGTTGACCAACTAGTTGTTGATGAACAATTTCCTCAAATACAAGTTGAAATTTTAGATAATCATCTAGCTAGGATTTTTGCCAATTCTATTAAAGGAGAA aatgaaTTCAGAGATTATCCACAACTTTTACGTGAATCCATATCTTTAGGACGTAGAATGCAAGATCCTTTAGTTGAATTTTCTCAATTGTGTTCAACAGACGATGAGATATTGTGTCTTCGCTATCATCAGTATCAA GAAGTGCTCAATCAAGAAGAATTGCTCGAAGGTTTATATCAAGAATTTATAAATCGTACTAATGAAGTAGGTGTTGACATAAATGATGTGGTTCAACGTGTTTATGCGCCTAACCTATTACAATTTGTCTGTGGTTTGGGGCCTCGTAAAGCCACTGCATTAATTAAACTAATGAAACAGACAAATCAACGATTAGAAAACCGAACTCAATTAGTTACTGCATGTCATATGGGTCctaagatatttataaattgtgcTGGATTTATTAGAATTGATACCAACTCTTTGGGTGATAGTACTGAAGCATATGTAGAAGTTTTAGATGGATCTAGAGTACATCCAGAAACATATGAATGGGCCAGAAAAATGGCAGTTGATGCTCTAGAGTATGATGATGAGGAGGCAAATCCAGCAGGAGCTCTAGAAGAAATTTTAGATGCACCAGAAAGACTTAAAGACTTGGATTTAGATGCATTTGCTGAAGAATTAGAAAGACAG ggTTTTGGTAATAAAAGTATCACACTTTATGATATACGCCAAGAGTTAAACCACCGCTATAAAGATATTAGAGTGGCATATAAGCCTCCTAATCCTGCTCAAGTCTTTGAACTATTAACTAAGGAAACTCAGGAAACCTTTTTTGTTGGAAAAATGGTTTTATCTACTGTCACTGGAATTGCACGTAGAAAACCACAAAATGATCAACTTGACAAAGCAAATCCAGTGAGAAATGATGAAACTGGTTTGTGGCAATGTCCATTTTGTTTTAAGAACGACTTCCTTGAATTATCAGat gtatgGAACCATTTTGATGCTGGTGGTTGCCCTGGTCAAGCATCAGGAATTCGTATAAGATTAGATAATGGTATAAGTGGCTTTATAGCaatgaaaaatttatcaaatactcATGTAGCCAACCCTGAAGATCGTGTTCGTTTTAACCAGGCAATACATTGTAGGATTATCAAAATTGAACCAGATAGATTCTCATTTGAAGCTACTTCTAAAAGCTCAGATTTAAAAGATCAAGAAAACCATTGGCGACCCCAAAAAGATCCTTATTATGATCATGAAACTGAAAGCAAACAACGAAAAACTGAATTAgacaagaataaaataaaaaatgctcaGACATATATTAAACGAGTAATTGTGCATCCATGTTTCCACAATGTATCATTTGCAGAAGctgttaaattattgaataactCTGACCAAGGAGATGCTATTATTAGACCATCTAGTAAAGGTGCTGACCATTTAACTGTTACTTGGAAAGTAGCTGATAATGTTTACCAACACATTGACATAACAGAAAAAGGGAAAGTCAATGCTTTTTCATTGGGACGTTCACTTTGGATTGGTACTGAAGAATTTGAAGACCTAGATGAAATTATTGCACGTCATATTACTCCATTGGCAAGCAATGCTAGAGAATTGTTACGGTTTAGGTATTATAGAGATACAGATGGAGGCAATATTGAAAAAGCCGAGCAAATACTCCGAGAAGAAAGAACTAATAACCCTTCAAAAATCCATTACATTGTATCTGTGTCACAG aaatatgCAGGTAAATTTCTTCTATCCTGTTTACCTACTCGTAGGTCGAAACATGAGTACATAACTATTACACCAGAAGGTTATCGTTTCCGTAGCCAAAATTTTGAGTCTATTGGATCTTTATTCCGATGGTATAAAGAACATTTCCGAGATGCTACTCCTCATGTAACACCAGTAGCGTCTCGATCTGCAGGACAAACTTATGGACCTTCTCCGCATACAG aacctTCGCCTATGAATCGTAGTCATAGTAGCCACTCGGCTACACCTCAATATTCGCAATCCCCGCATGCATCATACAACAACATGCAGCCATCTGCTTATAACACT ccGTACACACCATCAGGGCAGACTCCTTACATTGGCAACTATGCTACTCCTCGTTATGGTGCTTCTCAGGCACCAGTTCATGATGGTGTATTTCTTCATCCAAGCTCCCTCACACCAATAGTACAAAGCAGTCCAAAACCATCTCCCTCTAAACCACCTGTACAATCAGCAGATCCAAATGATTGGCGTCGAATGGCTGAAGAATGGGCTAAAGCTAAACAACGAGGTGATGGAGGATATTCTACACCCATGTCTGATGGGGGCGGGCGACATGCATCTCGTAGCAG gtacaaCAATCATCGATATAATGTGAACCGAGAAAGAGAAACAAGTACACCACGCAGCGATGCTCCATCACCTACCCCAAGTGCCTCATCATATGGATATAATTCACCAGCACCAACAAAGACCTACAAAAGTAGTTATACAACATCTTCACATAATTCATCAAAGTCACCGCGAGGCCCATCGTCTAATTCCGGTACACCATATGATCCATTTACAATGGAACCTGGACAAGATTCACCTGGAGTATATGCTTCATCGTCCCGTTCAGTACGCAATGATGAAAACGATCCAGACAGATATGCATCACCTGGATCAAGATGGACTCCGCGGTCTGGTCGGTCAACTCCCCATACCATTAATAGCCCTAGATCGATGATTGAATCTTCTATGGGTGATAATACACCACTGTATGAAGACTAA